The Spinacia oleracea cultivar Varoflay chromosome 2, BTI_SOV_V1, whole genome shotgun sequence DNA segment AATCTCCATTTCAATAAACGAAAAAACACGAGACTACAAGCTATTAGCTAATGATGTTGGGAAGTAAGTACCTTCTTTAGCTGTTCTTCATGTGGCAGAGATAGTTCATGGGCATTAGAACCAGATTTCTTCAAATTACTACTCATCACTGTTCACTctataataacaacaacaaagatAAAATGAATGTATTGTTAGTATCATCATTCCACTAAATGAACATACAAAGAAATGTTATTTTGGTGTAAACAAATGGCGTATAGGAAATTCGATCTCAAGTCTTGCCAACAACTCTCAGGAAAGACTTTACCAACTAAGCTAGTCGACATCCGCACTAAAACTCCCCTTTGTCGATACAAGGGcgaaaactattaaactaataatTAATTGACACCATGATAGTAATCAAATCAAAACTATTCAACCCTAAGAAAACAAGATATAGAACCCTTCAAAATATTGGTactgttttgaagattttgttCGATTACATTCAAAATAAGCCAAATTGCAGTCTAATACAGTAATACACCCCTTTCGATCAAAATTTATATGCTCAAATTTTAcacttatttatttaattattacttTCTTCCATCGTTTTGAAGGTTGACTGATTCTTAAGTTACAATGGCAGCCAAAAACGCAACCAAAATATTCCAGAATAATCAGAATACCCTTTAATCAAAATCGAAATTCCATTTCTTAATCCAAATGGGTCAATAATACAACTACTTcgtgtttaaaaaaaaaacacaatccaAAGGTTTGACCAACAAGAAATGTAATTAACATACCCAgaattcaataattcaaagtgAGTGAAAAATCAGTACAATCAACATAATTAGGCTAAACATTGAATGAACGTTTCAAAACTAGCAagattgaaaaaaataaataaataatatgaaAAAGAAACAGACCTTGTGAAAGAATTTGCTGCAGTTGTTGTTGATGAGACTGTAAAAGTGCAGGATTGTGGGATAATTGAGAGATGATGAAGAGTAGTGGTAGTAGTAATTAGCGAATCAAGGACAGATGATGAAATGGTGTTTGTATGTAATTTGTATTGGAGTTTTTGGAGATTTTGTTGTTGGACTGAATTTGTACACCTTTTTCTTATTTGTCTCCTCTCTTCGTCTGTGTCCCTTTTCCTTGGTCAACCGTACACGTCCATTTTGTACTTTTATTAAATGTGAATATATGCTCATCTTCGTGTGAGAAATAAAAAAAGGGACGTCGGGTCGCAGTTAGttagattttattttgttcatcTTATTTGTACTTATTTATTTTCTGTTTAATGAGATTGGATATGGGTTCTTCGATTCAAATAAGGATGATGCAAACTTAGTTTTTATAAGTAAAATACGAAGTTTTAAGTGACTCATGCTAGTGGTGTGCTCAACAAGAGTCATACCGACCCTCATTCTGGCCATCCCAGGGTGGTTGAATTTAGCAACCACACATCGGTATGAAACTTGTGCATCAAATTTTTGAAATGCACAAGGACCACTTATGAAATCCAGTCAAGATAGAACTTGTATCAAGTTCGCGTATTTTACGCTACGTGTCATGTCATGCCCCAACTTGAGCTCACATGCCCTTTGTAATGTGTTGTAGTGTAGTGTTTCGTGCTCTTTTGAAAAAATCGTGTCACATTCCCAACCTATGGCTCAGCATGCACAATAAACTTGTGAGTACCAATGTACCACCTTATCATATTATTATACTACTTAATACTAGTATTTATGCACGTGATGCGTATGTGACATTTTATACGAATATTGTAAGagtataatataaaaaaaaaatattacttaaaataatttaataggCTCCTCTGTATTAAGAGTATAATGTGAATTTCAAAAGGGTACCAAAATACTGTAAAATAGAGATGTGTTGTATGTGCCATTCTTCTTCAGTGCCAGGCCGTGTTGTGCCTCAAGAAAGGACGACAATGAGTTGGATTAGGCCAAATCTTACGAATTTCATATCCGCACCCACCCTTTTTCGGACTCATGTTATTTCAACTTGGACACGAATTACATTTATTGGATTCATTTGCGATTATTTTGCCTCTTATCACGTCCGATTGAGTCGAATTCAAGTTATTTTATCACTTAAAATCACAAAAGTAAGAATTTTAACCCATTACTCCGCATATTATAATACAATTTTAATATATTTGTTGACAAGGTGGCAGTCGTAATTGATTTCGGGTCGGATTTGTCATATTTTTTACACAAACTCCACCTCCAACAAAATTCGGATTGGAATTTTTTCGTCGGATCTAGTCGGATTCGGACCTAATTTGGACTGAATTGACATCCTTACCCTTAACATTGAGTCATTGACTTTATGTTCAGTTTGTCAACGGGGGAGAAAAGAAATCCCAGAAGTTCCCTATATATCGTATTATCGTTGAAAACCACCATTGATCGCTAAAGCTGAGCAGCAAGTGAGCAACAATGTCAATGAGTACAAAAGTCATAATATCAGTGACATTATTTGCCACAGTATTCGACATTTACTATCATCGCATTACCATTCCCTCTTGCACAATCGCTTTCCCTAACCCTATTCATGCACTTCCAGTTCCTGCTGATTCAGATCATAATTCACAAGATTTCACAGCCATTCTCGTCTCCGATTTGCTGTTAAGCGGGTCCGATTCCTCCTACTTTGATGTTTTCTTCAGAGACTACTTTTTGTCCCAGTTTTTCGAGGTATTTTTCACTCTTATTCTTTGAATTTTGCCCttaatttttctattatttGTTTAGTTTGttaattgtgttttgaatttgcaATCTGTTACTGTATTTAGAATAGGATGACTAATCAGTAGTTATGTGTGATAATTTAAACCTTTTATGCTGAAATTTGAATTGGGCGTATTCCTATTTTTTTCTGAAGGTGATATAAGACTAATAAGAGCAAcgtaattagttaattaacgTATTATAAGTGATTGTGTTGCTGGTGTTGGATACTCGACACTCTAGGTGGTGTAGTCACTAGGAAACTTCAATTTAGCTTTGACACATTTGCGGACATTATCGATATGAGATACTTATAATTTTGGGCATACAAGGTTCTTTGTCTTCTTTCTATTATCAATGTTAGAACAATTGGTGATGATTGAAGTAATTAGGGAAGAATAAATTGGAACAATGAAGAAGGTTGAATGCAAGAAGACACAAGGTTTGGGAGGTGGAAAAATCCCTTGAGCAATATGGTTGAAGACTATAAAATTACCCTATACTAGGAGACTATATTGTATTGATTTAGAAATAGAGTTTACAAGAGTATCGATCAAATCTTCACTCTAATTCTCACTCACAAGCACAAGGGTGAACAATGAATAACGTTTGTATAAACCctagttttctctctctaatttatGGTAGTTTACCATAAGTGTCCAAGAGGTACATAACTCGTGCTTAGTTCATGCTTTAATTTGCTTAAATTTATGGTTGCACCACTCAAACCCATGCTGCCGCACCACCCCTGCTCTTGGTCAGCTTGACCAGACGTTGGAAAGTTATTGATACAAGATTTCACCTCAAAGGCTCAAACTAATGAGTAGATAGGAGATATGGCCATTTGAAGTCGACCCTTTTGCTTTGAACCTCTTCTCGATTAATCGAGTCATCAGTTCCAATAATAATCATCGAACTGTTGCTTGATCTTTAGAAGTTCCCCAAATTCTAGTTTATGAGTTGTCTGACCTTTGTCAATTTAGTCTATCTTTATGCAAAGGAGTGATGTTAATAGACTAGGGTCATAGAAAAAATTTCTTTTTGTGAAAAAGGATCACTTGCATTGGTAAGTTGAAAAATACAAAAGCTAAACAACTATCCTCCCTAGATCGTACATAAAAAATGATCATAGCTCGATTCTGATGGAGTCGGTGACTTATGTTACCTTTCCTGGCTTTTTATGTGATAACATTTTCTTCAGAGCTGTGAAGGATGAAGGATCTTCATATTTTTAAGTTAAGTATAGTAATCTCTATAAAAATGGGTTAAATGGAGGATCTCAGGAAAGCTTTTTCTTCTAGAATCTAGACATTACGTATCTTTTTGAGTTGCTTGTATATGTTTTGTGTAATCCCTTTCTGTTGGTTTCAACTCTAACTAGTTCATCTTTAACATCAGCTAATATGATTGAAGCAGAAATCTTTTGAAAATTTGAAGCCTGATATGCTTTTAGTGCTTGGAGATGTTTCCGCAAAAGGATTTGAGTTGACAACTAAAAAATGGTCTTCTGTGGTAGAGCAATTTCAAAGGATGATAGGTCCATATCTTCACCTTCCTTTTCATGTTACTCTGGGTGACAGGGATATCGGTGAATGTAGTAAGTTGAAGACCAGCGTGGTTCACCGGGTTGCTAGCAGTTTCCCAGAGCTGAATCACGGAGGTTGTGGTAGCTTTGAGATGAGCAATGTTAGTTTCATCTCACTCAATGCCATGGCATTGCTTTGTGGCAACAATGAACTTCTATCAGGCGTTGAGACAGTAATTGAAAACGAAAGTGCGTACCTACGAACAATATATGAAGATGTAATAGACCAAACAGTCAAATTGAACGCAGCCAGTGAAACTTCCTATGAATCTTATCAGCACAGATGGAGAGACAATCCTGCATCATCACAATCAGGCCCTGTCCTTTTGCTTCATATTCCGTTGCAACAGATGTCAAATAGCTACTGCAGTCAAGAGAGCAGCTTCAGTACCATTTGGGACTCTCTTCCAGACAATCTGAAGTTACTATGGAGGTGTGTTTCTGTGAGAAATGCATAAATTTGCAGTCATCATTGCTTTTGATCTTCAGTTAGGAAACATCTAAAGGCCTAAAACTTCAAAGCCTCTAAATGACTAATTGTGAAGTCAGCTAATGGATCCTTTCTATCATCGTGCTTCATTCTTGCAGATGTTCTATAAGAATTGGAGGGACCCCTGTCCTTTTCATTTCAAAGAACAATATTCTTGGTGTTTGCAATCAGCTGATTCATTAGTCATGGTCATGTGTCACTTTGTCTATGTTTGGAGTCTCAAATCAGAaatcatcatttttcttttatgtCCCCTGTGTTGTGAATCCAAGCCTTCACATGCGATTGGATATTGAAACACTGCTTGTAAATAACTTGCTGAAAGTtacaatatttaaaacgtaCTGTTAACTTGTATTAAGATTGTTCAATGCTGCTGCCTCCAAGTTTGCAATGTTATGTCTCTTTTGCTTGATGCTTTTTTCGTGACGGTATATAGGCTTCTGTTAAACTAGAAAAGTTAAAGCAGAACACAAAACCATAACTCCATAACTCCATACTCATACGGGTTATGATCAAACTTTTGCTGCTTCCCTTGTTGCTACCATCCACCTATCGTTATTTTGTTTCGCTCTTGATATTAATTCTGTAAACAATTTGTATTTCTTTGTTTTTGAGTAAATGTGGCATTAAACTGATTTCAGGAGGGATGCTGATTCAAGACCATACAATTTGCTGCACACCGTTCCACCAAATGCATCTGAATACATCTTTCAGGCACTTAAACCCAGGTACTGCCACGGTTTTGTACTAAGAGTATCTTGTTGCTTCctaccttttttctttttttttatcatcAGATTGCTTCAATCTTTTAGTAGTCTATCATCGTCTAGATGTTTTTTGTAGAACTACTCATTACTGCTAGGTGTTGGTGTGTTGGATACAGAAAAAAACTGATGAGAACCATATTTTTTCCCTTCCCCGTCATTTTTTCTCTTGTTGGATGATATAGATATGGATTTGTATGTCTTTGAGTTTCTTAAGAATTCACAAAACCTATGATACATTGACTTACCTCTAAGTACCTGATACTGGTACGTCTTCATGATTTAAAAGTTGCCCATATGCATTTTTTTCCTAAATCGAACTGTCAAATGTTCAAAAGAGTCCACGTACCATAATTTTAAACTGCTTTCCAGTGACTGACAAaggtttttcttttttctatgTTGTCACTTGGCAGGATGATTTTCAGTGCTCACAGCCATAAATTTTGTGATGTAATACACCCAGATGGGACGCGTGAGGTAACAGTTCCAGCATTGTCCTGGACAGCTAAGGATGATCCAGGTTTTATTGCTGCTACTTTCAGTAGGAATGGATCAATAACAGTCAGGCGTTGTTCCCTCCCTAGAGAATCTCATGTTGTGGTTTCTTGTATCGCCATTTTTGTTCTATCAGCATTACCTGCTATTATAACAAGTTTACTGCAAAGACTAAATATCATATATGATGGATGATTTTTCCACATTTTGGTTTATTTCCCGAAACAAAATCTTCTTTCTTCTTATCTTCCCTTATGTGATATATTCTTCTTGAAATGTTATTCTAAGGTAGAGTGTTTTACAGAAGATACTTGACAAGTTGACATCGGCACTAGTGTTTAGGAAACACTTGAAGCTAATTAAGGGTATTGTTGCTAGCACTTCACTTCAATAACATAACCTATCCAGTAACTGTAAGCTCAGAGCTAAATATTGGTGCTCCTTACTATCAGATGGTGATGGTAACTAAGTATTCTTCCTCTCCCATAACCAGATAACTGCCTTCTTCAATTACCGCCAATCCATCCTCATTAGCTGTCTGTAAGTGCTCACAGGGACTGACATGAAATTCGACTTCTGTTGACTCTCCTACATTTAGATGTTTGTTTTAAAACCCTATCAGCTGTTTCAAAGGACCTGTGCATTTGAACTCTCTGGGTCTTGCTTATAGCATTACATGATGCTGAACTGGCATCTACACCTGATTACTCTGAAGAGTCAACTCACAGTCTTGATCTGCTAGAACATATCTGTCCTGAGATCTGAAGATCAATTTTCTGTGAACTCGTGGATTGCCTGGGTTATGTTTGGCGAATGTGATCTTGGCATAGGCAGTCCCTCTAGCTTCCCCT contains these protein-coding regions:
- the LOC110796160 gene encoding uncharacterized protein isoform X2, whose product is MSMSTKVIISVTLFATVFDIYYHRITIPSCTIAFPNPIHALPVPADSDHNSQDFTAILVSDLLLSGSDSSYFDVFFRDYFLSQFFEKSFENLKPDMLLVLGDVSAKGFELTTKKWSSVVEQFQRMIGPYLHLPFHVTLGDRDIGECSKLKTSVVHRVASSFPELNHGGCGSFEMSNVSFISLNAMALLCGNNELLSGVETVIENESAYLRTIYEDVIDQTVKLNAASETSYESYQHRWRDNPASSQSGPVLLLHIPLQQMSNSYCSQESSFSTIWDSLPDNLKLLWRRDADSRPYNLLHTVPPNASEYIFQALKPRMIFSAHSHKFCDVIHPDGTREKEKPVGIFQKNKLQILVSDSGARRCRCVFR
- the LOC110796160 gene encoding uncharacterized protein isoform X1 — its product is MSMSTKVIISVTLFATVFDIYYHRITIPSCTIAFPNPIHALPVPADSDHNSQDFTAILVSDLLLSGSDSSYFDVFFRDYFLSQFFEKSFENLKPDMLLVLGDVSAKGFELTTKKWSSVVEQFQRMIGPYLHLPFHVTLGDRDIGECSKLKTSVVHRVASSFPELNHGGCGSFEMSNVSFISLNAMALLCGNNELLSGVETVIENESAYLRTIYEDVIDQTVKLNAASETSYESYQHRWRDNPASSQSGPVLLLHIPLQQMSNSYCSQESSFSTIWDSLPDNLKLLWRRDADSRPYNLLHTVPPNASEYIFQALKPRMIFSAHSHKFCDVIHPDGTREVTVPALSWTAKDDPGFIAATFSRNGSITVRRCSLPRESHVVVSCIAIFVLSALPAIITSLLQRLNIIYDG